A genomic region of Patescibacteria group bacterium contains the following coding sequences:
- a CDS encoding type II secretion system F family protein, producing the protein MPDNFEFEARNPQGQVVTGMISADDLARAEKILTHNKLTVTNIHKKQELLGFLETITNRISLRDKLLFCKQLATMIEAGFPILQALEVIETQTTNRSLKDRVSQISADLQQGHSFSSTIEKQGDIFSPVFINAVKAGEASGKLPYVLRKLADNMEQDYTFMSKIKSAVAYPIFLLVAMVGIGIIMLVKVIPQLEQIFKESDVELPWPTKFFIWVSNVFQHYWWIILVLLFLAYLAIRAWRKTESGKFTIDVMMIKAPILGPVMNLIYMSRFCRTFAILMSTGIPLLESIKIVSEAISNAVFKQALDEVYAQVEKGIPASTPLAKNKIFPPMIPNMMSVGEKTGKLDEILESLANYYELEVDNQMKKLSSLLEPVLIVIIGIGVAVMVFSIIMPIYNLAQVI; encoded by the coding sequence ATGCCCGACAATTTTGAATTTGAAGCTCGTAATCCTCAGGGTCAAGTCGTGACCGGGATGATTTCTGCTGATGATTTGGCCAGAGCTGAAAAAATTCTCACCCATAATAAATTAACCGTGACCAATATTCATAAAAAACAAGAGCTGTTAGGATTTTTAGAAACTATCACAAATCGGATCTCACTTCGCGACAAACTCTTATTTTGTAAACAGTTGGCAACCATGATTGAGGCTGGATTCCCAATTTTACAAGCCTTAGAGGTGATTGAGACACAAACTACTAATCGTAGTCTAAAAGATCGAGTTTCACAGATTTCTGCCGACCTTCAGCAGGGCCATAGTTTTTCTTCAACGATTGAAAAACAAGGTGATATTTTTTCACCCGTTTTTATTAATGCGGTTAAGGCTGGTGAAGCTTCGGGAAAACTGCCTTATGTTTTAAGAAAATTAGCTGATAATATGGAGCAAGATTATACTTTTATGTCAAAAATAAAAAGTGCGGTTGCATACCCAATTTTCTTATTAGTTGCGATGGTTGGTATTGGGATAATAATGTTAGTGAAGGTAATTCCACAATTAGAACAAATTTTTAAAGAATCAGATGTCGAATTGCCTTGGCCAACGAAGTTTTTTATTTGGGTTTCAAATGTATTTCAACATTATTGGTGGATTATTTTGGTATTATTATTTTTGGCGTATTTAGCAATTCGGGCTTGGCGAAAAACTGAATCTGGAAAATTCACCATTGATGTAATGATGATTAAAGCTCCAATTTTGGGTCCGGTAATGAATTTAATTTATATGTCGAGATTTTGCCGCACCTTCGCAATTTTAATGTCAACTGGGATTCCCCTATTGGAATCGATAAAAATTGTCTCTGAAGCAATTTCGAACGCGGTTTTTAAACAAGCCTTAGATGAGGTTTATGCACAGGTTGAAAAAGGAATTCCCGCTTCGACGCCCCTTGCTAAAAATAAAATTTTTCCACCGATGATTCCTAATATGATGAGTGTGGGCGAAAAAACCGGCAAATTAGATGAAATCTTAGAATCTTTGGCTAATTATTATGAATTAGAAGTTGATAATCAGATGAAAAAGTTATCCTCATTGCTGGAGCCAGTTTTAATTGTTATTATTGGAATAGGTGTGGCAGTAATGGTATTTTCTATTATTATGCCAATTTATAATTTGGCGCAAGTCATTTAA